A genomic window from Flavobacterium sp. I3-2 includes:
- a CDS encoding carboxypeptidase regulatory-like domain-containing protein has protein sequence MGRIIFIILTLLTTVPLLAQTEFKGTVSSMTNEVLPNVSVIVKNTEDKILYFGFTKPNGEFSIAVNDLGTFVVEVNALGYVKQTAQITIKAKDKKVTKNFVLEESTEMLEDLVIEIDNPIKLRGDTLVYDAKAFSTGREVVVEDLLKNIPGITVEKDGKIKFEDREIEKVMVDGDDFFNRGYSILTKNMPSKPLDKVEVLRHYSNNKLLKGVENSDAVALNLTVQDEYKSIWFGDLSLGYGIVTENRYQVSGNLMNFGKKQKNFFTFGLNNIGYDNVGNIDDMFYNSSDMMSIGYGQQNHQQMYLSGGGTMLKDHRTRFNNAEMISLNTIFPINPKMKLKLGGFLGYDELDAFRNSASFTQVGETSFENIEAEKFKSKLQKGYLNAFLTYDISKTKMLQIGSLFSFGNANNKNDLTFNGVSTLERLETKNTFFDAKATFTTKWKDKNAALVKARFLTNKIPQFYNINDYLMGDLFPYDVQSVRNDIQNNKTYGGIETDLKFKQKKDDLIEVRVGYEFSNQDLSTQFKLFTSDADFVQPNDFQTNINFQLHDFYAKSGYTWKWKKAQVTANADVHQLFNTFSNSLHKQTTKGVFFINPNVNAKWDINATNVLSGYYSYNFSNLDIQQVNDTYLLQSSRSFSKGLGEFNQLENSNASLNYSIRHYLNRFRFSVGINYSKQNDALASRTSLEQNSSLSESFFIKGGDNYGLNAEANFYLRKLKSNLNLKFNANRGVSFNAINGSDLRKNIYESLRYNVAWRTNFKSAFNFYLGTEWTESKVQSPGFENTNLNGFSFLDLFYKLNERLDVKAVTEHYYFGNLEKNQRDYFFLDFEATYKLKGDKYTIGLKANNLFNTEKFTTFNASDVGYSTTSYRLLPRYVLGSFKFRF, from the coding sequence ATGGGAAGAATAATATTTATAATTTTAACCTTGTTAACAACCGTTCCTTTACTCGCACAAACCGAGTTTAAAGGAACGGTTTCTTCTATGACAAATGAAGTTTTGCCAAACGTATCGGTGATTGTAAAAAACACCGAAGACAAAATTTTGTATTTTGGTTTCACCAAACCAAACGGCGAATTTTCTATTGCTGTAAATGATTTGGGTACTTTCGTTGTTGAGGTAAATGCCTTAGGTTATGTGAAACAAACGGCTCAAATTACCATAAAAGCTAAAGACAAAAAAGTAACAAAAAACTTTGTGCTCGAAGAATCTACAGAAATGTTAGAAGATTTGGTTATCGAGATTGATAATCCCATAAAACTACGTGGCGACACCTTAGTTTACGATGCCAAAGCTTTTAGTACCGGAAGAGAAGTAGTGGTTGAAGATTTACTTAAAAACATTCCGGGAATCACTGTAGAAAAAGATGGTAAAATAAAATTTGAAGATAGAGAAATTGAAAAAGTCATGGTCGATGGCGATGATTTTTTCAATCGCGGCTATTCCATTTTAACCAAAAACATGCCATCGAAACCTTTAGATAAGGTGGAAGTTTTACGTCATTATTCCAACAACAAATTATTAAAAGGCGTTGAAAATTCAGATGCTGTTGCACTTAATCTTACCGTTCAAGACGAATATAAAAGCATTTGGTTTGGCGATTTGAGTTTGGGTTACGGCATAGTAACCGAAAACCGTTATCAAGTTTCGGGCAACTTAATGAACTTTGGTAAAAAACAGAAAAACTTTTTTACCTTTGGTTTAAACAATATTGGTTACGACAATGTTGGAAATATAGACGATATGTTTTACAATTCGTCCGATATGATGAGTATTGGATACGGACAGCAAAACCACCAACAAATGTATCTTTCGGGTGGCGGAACGATGTTAAAAGACCATCGTACACGTTTTAATAATGCCGAAATGATTTCGTTAAATACCATCTTTCCAATCAATCCTAAAATGAAATTAAAGTTAGGCGGATTTTTAGGTTACGATGAGTTGGATGCTTTTCGTAATTCGGCAAGTTTTACACAAGTAGGTGAAACCAGTTTTGAGAATATCGAAGCAGAAAAATTTAAAAGTAAACTTCAAAAAGGATATTTAAACGCTTTTTTAACGTACGATATTTCTAAAACCAAAATGCTGCAAATCGGTTCGTTATTCAGTTTCGGAAATGCAAACAATAAAAACGATTTAACCTTTAATGGTGTTTCAACCTTAGAACGTTTAGAAACTAAAAACACCTTTTTTGATGCCAAAGCTACGTTTACTACCAAGTGGAAAGACAAAAATGCAGCTTTAGTCAAAGCGCGTTTTTTAACGAATAAAATTCCACAGTTTTATAACATCAACGATTATTTAATGGGCGATTTGTTTCCGTATGATGTGCAATCGGTTCGTAACGATATTCAGAATAATAAAACCTATGGCGGAATTGAAACCGACTTGAAATTCAAACAGAAAAAAGATGATTTAATTGAAGTCAGAGTAGGTTACGAATTTTCAAATCAAGATTTGAGTACGCAATTTAAATTGTTTACTTCCGATGCAGATTTTGTTCAACCTAACGATTTTCAAACAAATATCAATTTTCAATTACACGATTTTTATGCAAAAAGCGGTTACACTTGGAAATGGAAAAAAGCACAAGTAACGGCCAACGCAGATGTGCATCAGTTGTTTAATACGTTTTCGAATTCCTTACATAAACAAACAACAAAAGGTGTATTTTTTATAAATCCGAACGTAAATGCCAAATGGGATATCAATGCAACCAATGTGTTGTCTGGATATTATTCGTATAATTTTTCGAACTTAGATATTCAGCAAGTAAATGATACGTATTTATTGCAATCATCAAGAAGTTTTTCAAAAGGTTTGGGCGAATTCAATCAGCTCGAAAATTCGAATGCCTCGTTAAATTATTCGATTCGTCATTATTTAAATCGCTTTCGTTTTTCTGTCGGAATCAATTATTCCAAACAAAACGATGCTTTAGCCAGTCGAACTTCGTTGGAGCAAAACAGCTCGCTTTCTGAAAGTTTTTTTATTAAAGGTGGTGATAATTATGGTTTAAATGCCGAAGCGAATTTTTATTTACGAAAATTAAAAAGCAATTTAAATCTTAAATTTAATGCTAATAGAGGAGTTTCTTTCAATGCCATTAACGGAAGCGATTTGCGTAAAAATATTTACGAGTCTTTACGTTATAATGTAGCTTGGCGAACCAATTTTAAATCGGCTTTTAATTTTTACTTAGGAACCGAATGGACCGAGAGTAAAGTACAATCGCCAGGTTTTGAAAACACCAATTTAAACGGATTTAGTTTCTTAGATTTGTTTTATAAACTTAACGAACGTTTAGATGTTAAGGCGGTTACCGAACATTATTATTTTGGGAACTTAGAAAAAAATCAACGCGATTATTTTTTCTTGGATTTTGAAGCGACTTATAAATTAAAAGGCGATAAATACACCATTGGTTTAAAAGCAAATAATTTGTTCAATACCGAAAAATTTACCACGTTTAACGCATCAGATGTCGGATATTCGACCACATCTTACCGATTGTTACCTCGATATGTTTTAGGAAGTTTTAAGTTTAGATTCTAG
- a CDS encoding GLPGLI family protein, translating into MRFFLIAIFSFSFFDCLSQNEVVLLSYKVYYDYQKPLSRDVFMTISDMKALYIEKSNSTIFLGKEKEFVIPDIIEDERLLTDISNFVIKAEHKYEDKFLVQNLATNKLFETVQDPYFGNFISEENLTVIDWNLENEFKTINNVKCQKAIGIFRGLQWEIWFSTKYPIPFGPWKLFGAPGLIFEASTVDKKVSYLLEEIKSGNLIIDDNLPNYKKMKLQDLIKFMDASSDVINDSSRNYENRTKVVGYRNALEPKYEWEE; encoded by the coding sequence TTGAGATTTTTTCTAATTGCAATTTTCAGTTTCTCTTTTTTCGATTGTTTGTCGCAAAATGAAGTTGTTTTATTGAGCTATAAAGTCTATTATGATTATCAAAAACCTTTGTCACGTGATGTATTTATGACGATAAGTGACATGAAAGCACTATACATTGAAAAATCAAATTCTACTATTTTTTTAGGTAAGGAGAAAGAATTTGTAATTCCTGATATTATAGAAGATGAAAGATTATTAACTGACATAAGCAACTTTGTAATTAAAGCAGAACATAAATATGAAGATAAATTTTTAGTTCAAAATTTAGCAACTAACAAACTCTTCGAAACAGTCCAAGATCCATATTTTGGAAATTTTATTTCAGAAGAAAATTTAACAGTGATAGACTGGAATTTAGAAAATGAATTTAAAACCATCAATAATGTTAAATGTCAAAAAGCAATTGGAATTTTTCGTGGATTACAATGGGAAATTTGGTTTTCAACAAAATATCCAATTCCATTTGGCCCGTGGAAACTTTTTGGAGCTCCAGGTTTAATTTTTGAAGCATCAACTGTTGATAAAAAAGTTAGCTATCTTTTAGAGGAGATTAAATCAGGTAATTTGATAATAGATGATAACTTACCAAACTACAAAAAAATGAAATTACAAGATTTAATAAAATTTATGGATGCAAGTTCCGATGTGATAAACGATTCCAGTAGAAATTATGAGAATCGAACTAAAGTAGTTGGTTACAGAAATGCATTAGAACCCAAATACGAATGGGAAGAATAA
- a CDS encoding GLPGLI family protein — translation MNKSFYLLIFCIFSSFISFAQFQGLFVTYKEVFDTDRPIQRLAYLHTTPNFSVFEEDYKSTIRAEQKLVIIPNEDNVKSEPLVIENNIVTTNLNNKKIETFDYLYFENKSKIVDTLNLNWELINEKQIIDKIECYKAIVNFRGRKWIAWYAPSIPYSSGPYKFHGLPGLIIKLYDESNKYNYVVEKIEFLKEEIFTKKIAEVESIPFNQQQTLKDFMLKREQILENGFNTANKDRGTIMIRQKMPRKGIEIEFEWEE, via the coding sequence ATGAATAAGAGTTTTTATTTGTTAATTTTTTGTATTTTCAGTAGTTTTATATCATTTGCTCAATTTCAAGGCCTTTTTGTAACTTACAAAGAAGTTTTTGATACAGATAGACCAATTCAACGTTTAGCCTATTTACATACAACTCCTAATTTTTCTGTATTTGAAGAAGACTATAAATCAACAATAAGAGCAGAACAAAAGCTTGTTATAATTCCAAATGAAGATAATGTTAAATCAGAGCCATTGGTTATTGAGAATAATATTGTAACAACAAATTTAAATAATAAAAAGATAGAAACCTTTGATTATTTGTATTTCGAAAATAAATCAAAAATTGTAGATACATTAAATTTAAATTGGGAGTTAATAAATGAAAAACAAATCATAGATAAAATTGAATGCTATAAAGCAATTGTTAATTTTAGAGGTCGAAAATGGATTGCTTGGTATGCACCATCTATTCCGTATTCTTCAGGACCTTATAAATTTCATGGTTTACCAGGTTTAATAATAAAATTATATGATGAATCAAATAAGTATAATTATGTTGTCGAGAAAATTGAATTTTTAAAAGAAGAAATTTTTACCAAAAAAATAGCTGAAGTAGAAAGTATTCCATTCAATCAACAGCAAACTTTAAAAGATTTTATGTTAAAAAGAGAGCAAATTTTAGAAAATGGTTTTAATACTGCAAATAAAGACAGAGGAACTATTATGATACGTCAAAAAATGCCAAGAAAAGGTATCGAAATAGAGTTTGAATGGGAAGAATAA